From a single Miscanthus floridulus cultivar M001 chromosome 8, ASM1932011v1, whole genome shotgun sequence genomic region:
- the LOC136472068 gene encoding putative 4-hydroxy-4-methyl-2-oxoglutarate aldolase 2: MGSSAPLAIADICDANSHLLTNGELRPLPPIFQIYGRKKAFSGPVVTVKCFEDNVLVRELVAQKGHGRVMVIDGCGSLRSAIIGGVLAKRAENNEWAGIVVYGCIRDVDDVNLCDIGVRALGSYPVKPGKKGNGEKHVPVTIAGIRVCEGDWLYADSDGLLVSTSEMTA; this comes from the coding sequence ATGGGTTCCTCAGCGCCACTGGCCATTGCGGATATATGCGACGCTAATTCTCACTTACTCACAAACGGTGAGCTTCGTCCCCTCCCACCCATCTTCCAGATTTACGGGAGGAAGAAGGCTTTCTCCGGCCCCGTGGTGACGGTCAAGTGCTTCGAGGACAACGTCCTGGTCCGCGAGCTCGTTGCGCAGAAGGGCCACGGCAGGGTCATGGTGATCGACGGCTGCGGGAGCCTGCGGAGCGCCATCATCGGCGGCGTCCTCGCCAAGAGGGCGGAGAACAACGAGTGGGCCGGCATCGTGGTCTACGGCTGCATCAGGGACGTCGACGACGTCAACCTCTGCGACATTGGCGTCCGAGCTCTCGGCTCGTACCCTGTGAAGCCAGGCAAGAAGGGCAATGGTGAGAAGCACGTCCCCGTGACCATTGCGGGAATCAGAGTCTGCGAAGGCGACTGGCTCTATGCCGACAGCGACGGTCTTCTCGTCTCAACTTCGGAAATGACCGCGTAG